One Betta splendens chromosome 16, fBetSpl5.4, whole genome shotgun sequence genomic window carries:
- the LOC114843014 gene encoding uncharacterized protein LOC114843014 isoform X2: MRPHAVLHRASGGNYGNEPWRVPRRYSLAMLRPQSCRTSAHQDPGAPPRSTCGVWSDSRLSRGCCAAHGRRLRRGHGCQNGGDAGQNHGDGRADVQSMQSYDGLRSTPAVQTNGAEQQQSEQANGGLAAERTTQSWG, translated from the exons ATGCGGCCACACGCGGTACTGCACCGGGCTTCTGGCGGTAACTATGGCAACGAGCCGTGGCGGGTACCACGCCGTTATTCATTGGCGATGCTGAGGCCACAGAGCTGCCGCACATCAG CCCACCAGGACCCCGGTGCTCCTCCTCGCTCTACCTGCGGTGTTTGGTCAGACTCCCGGCTGAGTCGTGGCTGCTGCGCCGCACACGGACGGAGGCTGCGTCGCGGTCATGGCTGTCAGAACGGAGGTGATGCTGGACAGAACCACGGTGACGGACGG GCCGATGTGCAGAGCATGCAGTCATATGATGGGCTTCGCTCCACGCCGGCTGTGCAGACaaatggagcagagcagcaacaaAGTGAGCAGGCGAACGGAGGATTAGCTGCAGAGAGGACGACACAG AGTTGGGGCTAA